From Hymenobacter sedentarius, a single genomic window includes:
- a CDS encoding TonB-dependent receptor family protein — protein sequence MPVRYLLLLALLLPQPRAFAQTQPADTARAVALPEATVTGYGQRLPLRRTAAAVGVLEARTIEQFSPTALTQAVNTLPGVRLEERATASYRLSIRGSTLRSPFGVRNVKVYYNGIPYTEASGSTPLNLLDPAIIGRLEVLKGPAGSVYGAGTGGVALFSTPEVAAGTSRVAAGATVGSYGLRRSTIIAETGSATSSVRAQYAHQELDGYRVQSALRRDVFTLDAHTVASTKTTLAAHLLYTDINYQLPGGLTRAQYAADPRQARPGTATAPGTVAQQAFYASRTGLLGLTHDYRFTEQLDLLTTLYGSGTAIRTPYLVDYERNTALGLGGRTALSYRTALAGRVLRLQGGGEWQGSFASGRSYQNNAGTPGALRYDDEITTATGFVFAQADYALPADWLLTVAASYNRLHYGIARVSNAATRPTEYRFSRDFRPEVSPRVALLKEFSPTLSVYASVSTGFSPPTIEEIRPSDASLNGELQAERGTSYELGARGNFFANRLVYELTAFDLELRQTVVSSTTDQGTVVFRNTGSTHQRGLEAALSGWLWQAAPAAPGPGTAPSGLRAWASYAYNNFRFGSYPSSGRDLHGNRLTGTTPHTLSAGLDFSHATGFYLNPNLSHQARVVLNDANTEEAPGYWVFGARGGWRRTWGRLETNIYAGLDNATNRKYSLGNDLNAFGGRYFQPAPGRSWYAGAQLGWRW from the coding sequence GCGGCCGTGGGCGTGCTTGAGGCCCGCACAATTGAGCAATTCAGCCCCACGGCCCTCACGCAGGCCGTAAATACGCTGCCCGGCGTGCGGCTGGAGGAGCGGGCCACGGCCAGCTACCGGCTCAGTATTCGGGGCAGCACGCTGCGCTCACCCTTTGGGGTGCGCAACGTGAAGGTGTACTACAACGGCATCCCGTACACCGAAGCCAGCGGCAGCACGCCCCTGAATTTGCTCGACCCCGCCATTATCGGGCGGCTGGAAGTGCTGAAAGGACCCGCCGGCAGCGTGTACGGCGCGGGCACAGGCGGCGTGGCACTGTTCAGTACGCCGGAGGTGGCGGCGGGCACCAGCCGGGTAGCGGCCGGGGCCACGGTGGGCAGCTACGGCCTGCGCCGCAGCACGATTATCGCCGAAACCGGCAGTGCCACCAGCAGCGTGCGGGCCCAATACGCGCACCAGGAGCTGGATGGCTACCGGGTGCAAAGTGCCCTGCGGCGCGACGTTTTTACGCTGGATGCCCACACCGTGGCCTCGACCAAAACCACGCTGGCGGCCCATCTGCTCTATACCGACATCAACTACCAGCTGCCCGGCGGCCTCACGCGGGCCCAGTACGCGGCCGACCCGCGGCAGGCGCGGCCGGGCACGGCCACCGCCCCCGGCACCGTGGCCCAGCAGGCTTTCTACGCCTCGCGCACGGGCCTGCTGGGCCTCACGCACGATTACCGCTTTACCGAGCAGCTGGATTTGCTAACCACGCTCTATGGCAGCGGCACGGCCATACGCACGCCGTATTTGGTAGACTATGAGCGCAATACGGCCCTGGGCCTGGGCGGCCGCACGGCCCTGAGCTACCGCACGGCGCTGGCCGGGCGGGTGCTGCGGCTGCAGGGCGGGGGCGAGTGGCAGGGTAGCTTTGCCAGCGGCCGCAGCTACCAAAACAATGCCGGCACGCCCGGTGCGCTACGCTACGACGACGAAATCACGACCGCCACGGGCTTTGTTTTTGCCCAGGCCGACTACGCGCTGCCTGCCGATTGGCTCCTGACCGTGGCCGCGAGCTACAACCGGCTACACTACGGCATTGCACGGGTGAGCAATGCCGCCACGCGCCCCACGGAGTACCGGTTTAGCCGCGATTTCCGGCCCGAAGTGTCGCCCCGCGTGGCGCTGCTCAAGGAATTCAGCCCCACTTTATCGGTTTATGCCAGCGTCAGCACCGGCTTTTCGCCGCCCACGATAGAGGAAATTCGGCCCTCCGATGCCAGCCTGAACGGCGAGCTGCAGGCCGAGCGCGGCACCAGCTACGAGCTGGGCGCGCGGGGTAATTTCTTCGCCAATCGGCTGGTATATGAGCTGACGGCCTTTGACCTGGAGCTGCGCCAAACCGTGGTGAGCAGCACCACCGACCAGGGCACCGTTGTGTTCCGCAACACCGGCAGCACCCACCAGCGGGGCCTAGAAGCGGCGCTGAGCGGCTGGCTGTGGCAAGCGGCCCCGGCGGCGCCCGGCCCGGGCACGGCCCCCTCCGGCCTGCGGGCCTGGGCCAGCTACGCCTACAACAACTTCCGCTTCGGCAGCTACCCCAGCAGCGGGCGGGACTTGCACGGCAACCGCCTCACCGGCACCACGCCGCACACCCTCAGCGCCGGGCTTGATTTCAGCCATGCCACCGGCTTTTACCTCAACCCCAACCTAAGCCACCAGGCCCGTGTGGTGCTCAACGATGCCAATACCGAGGAGGCGCCGGGCTATTGGGTGTTTGGGGCGCGGGGCGGCTGGCGGCGCACCTGGGGCCGGCTCGAAACCAACATTTACGCCGGCCTCGACAACGCCACCAACCGCAAATACAGCCTGGGCAATGATTTGAATGCGTTCGGCGGCCGCTATTTTCAGCCGGCGCCGGGCCGCAGCTGGTATGCCGGGGCGCAATTGGGCTGGCGGTGGTAG